The Anaerobiospirillum thomasii genome includes a window with the following:
- the tpx gene encoding thiol peroxidase yields MTQVTFQQAAVNVKGSLVKVGDVAPNFVMCKGDLSDYELAANKGKVLVLSVVPSLDTPVCQASARAFNQKAAGLGAEVLCISKDLPFASSRFCQAEGIENVVTLSDFRNDSNFGEAYGLEIADTVLRGLLTRAVIVVDKEGKVAYVELVGEITNEPNYDAALEAAKACL; encoded by the coding sequence ATGACTCAAGTTACTTTTCAGCAGGCAGCGGTAAATGTTAAGGGCTCACTTGTTAAGGTTGGCGACGTTGCACCTAACTTTGTAATGTGCAAGGGCGACCTGAGCGACTACGAATTAGCCGCCAACAAAGGAAAAGTATTAGTTTTATCAGTTGTTCCAAGCCTTGACACCCCAGTATGCCAGGCATCTGCAAGAGCCTTCAATCAGAAAGCAGCTGGTTTAGGTGCTGAGGTTCTGTGCATATCTAAGGATCTTCCATTTGCTTCATCAAGATTCTGCCAGGCTGAGGGTATTGAGAATGTTGTTACCCTGTCAGACTTCAGAAATGACTCAAACTTTGGTGAGGCTTATGGTCTTGAGATCGCTGACACTGTATTACGCGGTTTACTGACCCGTGCCGTTATCGTTGTTGATAAGGAAGGCAAGGTTGCGTACGTTGAGCTCGTAGGCGAGATCACCAATGAGCCTAACTATGATGCAGCTTTAGAGGCAGCCAAGGCCTGCTTATAA